Proteins encoded within one genomic window of Amycolatopsis sp. 2-15:
- a CDS encoding VanZ family protein, producing MGALLRAFWGVIPITAIALPYALLCWPLLAARRRRRSGGISLGHASATAAVDVTAVTIGALVLCLVIMPVGTASGSTLDLVPGADLSAALSDDGSLWQVIGNLLLLCPLGALVPLRLRRLRSLSRIALTALSASVLVEVTQFLIQSGRVTSTDDVLLNTIGATLGAALTRRGWRYFDVVPMVAIPQQVRRTVCNAPVRLRVPRSVWDTRYVGIGHPERR from the coding sequence ATGGGTGCCTTGCTGCGCGCTTTCTGGGGGGTCATCCCGATCACGGCCATCGCGTTGCCGTACGCGCTGCTCTGCTGGCCGTTGCTCGCCGCGCGGAGGCGGCGAAGAAGCGGCGGCATCAGCCTCGGCCACGCGTCGGCGACCGCGGCCGTCGACGTGACGGCGGTGACGATCGGCGCGCTCGTGCTCTGCCTGGTCATCATGCCCGTCGGCACCGCTTCGGGGAGCACCCTCGACCTCGTGCCCGGCGCCGACCTCTCCGCCGCGCTGTCCGACGACGGCTCGCTCTGGCAGGTCATCGGCAACCTGCTCCTCCTGTGCCCGCTGGGCGCGCTCGTGCCGCTGCGCCTGCGCCGGCTGCGGTCGCTCAGCCGGATCGCGCTCACCGCGTTGAGCGCGTCCGTGCTGGTGGAGGTCACACAGTTCCTCATCCAGAGCGGCCGCGTGACCTCGACCGATGACGTGCTGCTCAACACCATCGGCGCCACGCTCGGCGCCGCACTGACCCGCCGCGGCTGGCGCTACTTCGACGTGGTGCCCATGGTCGCGATCCCGCAGCAGGTACGGCGGACCGTCTGCAACGCACCCGTCCGCCTGCGGGTGCCACGGTCGGTGTGGGACACGCGCTACGTCGGAATCGGCCACCCGGAACGGCGCTGA
- a CDS encoding Gfo/Idh/MocA family protein — protein sequence MDVGQLRIGLIGTGPWATTVHAPGLTEHPGTELTAVWARRVTSARPLAEAHGAVGTDDLDELFSLVDALAFAVPPAVQAEIATRAAEAGKHLILEKPIAADLAGAQRLADAVDKAGVASLVMLTLRFSQQTREWLDGLAASGGWRGGGARWLSGALLGGQYSTSAWRLDASGGALADIGPHAFDLLDAALGRITDVLAAHRGPDDLWQLMFAHEGGATSTATLSLRLPVQPTVVEVAVYGEHGYRTLGRKPGTAGESYTALLDDFAAMVASGTTTHPCDVHRGLHLSALIEKARELAG from the coding sequence GTGGACGTCGGACAGCTGCGCATCGGCCTCATCGGAACCGGTCCCTGGGCGACCACGGTGCACGCGCCGGGCCTGACCGAACACCCCGGCACCGAGCTCACCGCCGTGTGGGCGCGCCGCGTCACCAGTGCCCGTCCGCTGGCCGAGGCCCACGGCGCCGTCGGCACCGACGACCTCGACGAGCTGTTCTCCCTGGTCGACGCCCTCGCCTTCGCCGTGCCGCCGGCCGTGCAGGCGGAGATCGCGACGCGGGCGGCCGAGGCCGGCAAGCACCTGATCCTCGAGAAGCCCATCGCCGCCGACCTGGCGGGCGCGCAGCGACTGGCCGACGCCGTGGACAAGGCCGGCGTCGCGTCGCTCGTGATGCTCACGCTGCGGTTCTCCCAGCAGACGCGCGAGTGGCTCGACGGCCTCGCCGCCTCGGGCGGCTGGCGTGGCGGTGGCGCGCGCTGGCTGTCGGGCGCGCTGCTCGGCGGGCAGTACTCGACCTCGGCGTGGCGGCTCGACGCGTCCGGCGGCGCGCTCGCCGACATCGGCCCGCACGCGTTCGACCTGCTCGACGCCGCCCTCGGCCGCATCACCGACGTGCTCGCGGCCCACCGCGGCCCCGACGACCTGTGGCAGCTGATGTTCGCCCACGAGGGTGGCGCCACGAGCACCGCGACGCTGTCGCTGCGGCTGCCGGTTCAGCCGACCGTGGTCGAGGTCGCGGTCTACGGCGAGCACGGCTACCGGACACTCGGCCGCAAACCAGGCACCGCTGGGGAGTCCTACACCGCCCTGTTGGACGACTTCGCGGCCATGGTCGCGAGTGGCACGACCACGCACCCGTGCGACGTCCACCGCGGCCTGCACCTGTCCGCGCTCATCGAGAAAGCGCGCGAGCTCGCCGGGTAG
- a CDS encoding GNAT family N-acetyltransferase, which yields MSALQAYVRATAPRGRDVERIGPFLATFSRTSDHPMLNYAIPDDGATPSLAEITALTEAYAGRGLQPRLEFFTEAAPDLEKLLVERGYSLERRVPLMTCTPADFVDRPAPAGILLRVPETDADLRSLRSAQNVAFGESPEVSEAELASTRSFGDRAVRAEDTATGAVIGGGFALDIVDGAAEVAGIAVAEAYRGRGIASAITAHLTRLVHERGGPTAFLTPGDLGIATVYRRVGHQPAGECVHLSVS from the coding sequence ATGTCCGCCCTTCAGGCGTATGTCCGTGCCACCGCGCCCCGAGGCCGTGACGTCGAACGGATCGGCCCGTTCCTCGCGACCTTCTCCCGCACCAGCGACCACCCGATGCTCAACTACGCGATCCCCGACGACGGCGCCACGCCGTCACTCGCGGAGATCACCGCGCTGACCGAGGCGTACGCGGGCCGCGGCCTGCAGCCCCGGCTGGAGTTCTTCACCGAAGCCGCACCCGACCTGGAGAAACTCCTCGTCGAGCGGGGGTATTCGCTCGAGCGGCGCGTCCCGCTCATGACGTGTACCCCGGCCGACTTCGTGGACCGCCCGGCACCCGCCGGAATCCTGCTCCGTGTGCCGGAGACGGACGCCGACCTGCGCAGCCTGCGTTCGGCGCAGAACGTGGCCTTCGGCGAGTCGCCGGAGGTGTCCGAGGCGGAGCTGGCGAGCACCCGCTCGTTCGGCGACCGCGCCGTGCGCGCCGAGGACACCGCGACCGGCGCGGTGATCGGCGGCGGGTTCGCGCTGGACATCGTGGACGGTGCGGCCGAGGTCGCCGGCATCGCCGTCGCCGAGGCTTATCGCGGCCGTGGCATCGCGTCGGCGATCACGGCGCACCTGACCCGCCTGGTCCACGAGCGAGGCGGCCCCACGGCCTTCCTCACCCCGGGCGACCTGGGCATCGCCACGGTCTACCGCCGCGTCGGCCACCAGCCGGCCGGCGAATGCGTGCACCTGTCGGTGAGCTAG